The DNA segment CATATCAAAATAGTCGGAATACAGCATCCCGGAACCCGTGGAGGAGGCCAGTTCAAAAAAGCGCTCCAGAGCCAGCATTCCAAAACGGATCCCGGACTCGCGGGTAATCACCAGAGCATATCCGGCACCCCTGGAAAAATCTGCAATTTTCCGGATGGTATCGGTGCTGAAGCTGCCATTGGTGCGGATAAATTCACAGCCACCGGGTACGGCAACGTCCTGCTCTTCTCCCAGCAGATAGATCCTGTTCACCAGGGGACTGGCGGATAGCTCCTGCAGGGTTTCTTTCCAAATCTCGACGGTATTACAATTAAGAAAACAATTGATCCTATTCATCATCTTTCTTTTTCAACAGGTAATTTATGGTACGGCTCATAAGGAGATCTCTCATCTCCTGTTCCACCAGGGTCTCAAAGGGGAATCCCAGGGCCACGATGCCATACTCTCCCCGGAAGGCCACCCCCGCGCTCATGTTATTCTCCGAATACCTCATCAGGGTGATGGCCGTGGAATCGGCCGGTTCCAGGGCATCGGCACCCTCCACGGTATAAATGGCTGAATCTGCATCCGTATTAAAGTGAAACGGCTCGTCCATTTCCGCAAACACGGGATCCATACTGTAAACCAGTCCCAGGCGGGAAGCATTGCTGGTTCTCCATTTGAACTTAAAAAGGCTGCCTGCCACACTGTCCTGCTTCTGCATATGCATATCGGAGGCAATGTGCGCTCCTGTTACAAACAGGGCCCCTCCGCTCTTCAAATAAGCATCCAGCACGTTCAACATACCGGGGGACCAGACCTGGTAATGGCATACCGAATCGTTTTTCGGCATCCAGGTGGACCGCTCCTCCCCGGCCAGGTAGTCCACGAGCGCATAGCCCGACAGGTCCAGGGAATCACCGCTCACAGCTTCATCACTGAAGGAAACAAAGGAATAGCCGGCCTTTAGAATGGAGAGACCATGTATGTAGCTAAAATTAAAACTGTTACCCGGAATTACCCGGGTTTCCAGGTTGGCATAAGAGGCTCCGTGACCGGGAGAGTCATCATCCAGCCAGGGCGACTCCTTGCTGAAATCGAACTGGTCCCCCACGGTATGGAGATCCACCAGGTAAGGCACGCCCTGATCGACCATATTCATGAACCCGGCGTGTTTCGTATCGTCGAACCAGGCCGGACCACTGGTACGGTCAAAGGCGTTGATGATCGCCACGCTTCCTTTTGAATCAGGCGCTTTGCCTATGGAAAGTTCCTCCGACGGGAAACTCTCCCCCCCCCTGTTTACTGCGCAAACCTTAAAGGAGTAGATGGCACCGGCTTGTACCTGATCCAGAACAAAGCGTGTTTGACTCACCGCTGTACCACGATCATAACCACCCCCGTTAATCCGGGTGTAGACTATAAAACTTTCAGCCTCAGCGGTCGGTTCCAGTGGATCGCTGACCGCTTTCCAGCTCAGGACAATATTCCCATCCCCGTCAAAGCCGGACTGAAAATGGTCCACAGGCAGGGGCTGCACCGTATATCTGGTCCCGTACTGGGTATCCAGGAACTTCAGGATCCCCTTGTAGATGGCGCGGCTCACATGAAAGCGGAACATGGGTTCCTGGCCAAAGCGCATATCTATGAAATTCTGGTGAGAGAAGAGTTCCAGCAGCATCGTCGGCACATTGGGCCTGAAAGCCTCGCTGTAGCCCCTGTCCCACATCCCTCTCCGGGTCCAGGCCGGATCATGGACTGCCCTCAGATCCTCCACAATCTGCGACTGTACCAGATCGGTCAGATCTCTGGAGGCCATTTTGGACAATCCTCCCGGAAAAACACCTCCCCGGGTGGTGGTGCTGTAGATGCCCAGGGTGCCAATCACGGTATCGTTGCCGGTGATTCCCGCGTCGGTATGAAAGGCCAGGGAGAGATCTACGGGAATACCCAGGCCCCTGGCCTGACGATTGGCTGCCGGACCGGACGGAGCACCCATCAGGTAATTGACCCACTCGCCCCGGGACTGATAGTCGTCGTTATAGTCATTGGAATCGTTCAGTTTCCAGACCAGGGTATCGGGCATCCCGGCATACTGCAGGTAGTAGCGGGCACCCTCCTGATAGCGGGGGCGCTGACTGGTAAAGCCGTTCCTGGAAATATTCCCCATGCCCCCTCCGAACTTAACCGCATCGGCCGAAATAGTCTTTCCCCGCCTGGCCCCCTGGTTCAACAGGACCACCCTGCCACCGGCCGTATGAATTCCCTTTTCAAAACGGAACCTTCCCAGGTAGATCCAGGTGCCACCCCCCATTTGCTGGTTGATGTTAAATTCGCTCATCCCCCCGCTGTGATGCACCCGGTAGAGAGCATCACTGCTATTCTGCGGCGAGGCCTGATAGGAAACATAGACGGCATAGTCGCCCGTTTCAGGAATTTCCGGGATCCACTGTATGGATCCGGTAGCCTGGCGGTCGGACTGCATGGTCTGGTAGGATCCCAGCCGAAAGGGATTTTCATTCACATAGGGCGGAAAACCCAGGCCAAATCCACTGCCCGGCACACTGGTCTCCAGGTATTCCGGTGCCACATAAAGGCTGTTTCCGCTGCTTCCGTCATTATCCACAATGACCTCATGCACCTGCCAGTCACGCTCACGGGGCATCAGCACAGTGGCCCCTGCGTTTTCCAGCATGGGGACCAGAAAAGGCAGGGTATAGGAGAGGGGATAGATATCCTCGACCGTCTGAAAGATCCTGGCACGCTGCCACTCCCAGCGGTTAAGTTTGGGTTCATAATACCAGCCGTGGCTGTGCCAGAGGGCAATGTTGATATTATGCAGGGCCGAGCGGGAAAGGTGAGGCCTGGAGAGATGGCTTACCAGCGGAGGGGATTTCCTTTTCAACTGACCGGGGGTCCGGTTCCGGTCCATCAGTTTAGCGGAACTGCGATAGTGATTGGGTACCAGGGTCCGGATATTCACCCGGTCCGAAAAAAGTTCTATTTCGTAGCTGTCGTAGGGGGCTCCCAGGCGCGACCGGATCCCTGATAAAAGTGAATCAACAGTTGCCTCCCGAAAGGGAGCATAGGCCAGCTGTTTATCTGCATGCACCCAGATCCTGTCGGGCTTCTTCAGGATCGTAACCGACAATATGGAGGTGGAGTCTGTTTTCTGGTAGCCCGTCAGGCTGCGGAACCATGGACCGTTGAGCAATGAATCCGCATGGTGCCGCACCAGGGCCTTTGCCACAGAGTCTTTCATAACTGCAGGTTCCCGGGCGAATAGGGAGGTAAACAGAAATAAGTTCAATAAGAAAAGGGCAGCGTGGTTCAGAAATCTATGCATCGGTGATCCTATTTATAAAGATAATACGGTGCGGAGCGCTGCCTGAACCCGTCCACATCCCTGTTCCAGTACTCCGACAGGGCAGAAAAGTCAAAGTTGCTCATCAGGGAGGTGCGAATGTGATCCGTGCCGCAAACCTTATCGAACATGTCGTACCTGCCCTCCTTTCCTTCGAAGGGATCAAAATCCGGATCCAGCTTCCGGGCCTCCTGCAAAAACCAGAATTGAATGCTGGTCAGCGGAGCCTTCCGGGGATCCGTCAGGTGTATCTGAACCCCTTGCAGGGGAGTTCCCTGTTTAGCCATATAGTAAGGCTTGAACCAGATGGGACGAAACTCTACCCCCTCTATTTCCAGGGAATTCATAGCATGGGCCAGCCGGAGGGCATCGATATTTTCAGTGGCCAGCAGCTGAAACGGAAGGGTATATCCAATGCCGATCATATTGGGATCGAGTTCTCCGATGATCCCGGTGGCCGGATAAAAAAAGGCGGTGTGGTAATCCGGAATATGGGGTGAGGCAGGTACCCAGGGCAGTCCGCTTGTTTCAAAAGTCATTTCCCGGTGCCAGCCCTCCATGGGAACCACCTGTAATTTACAGGTCCTGCCATCCTTCAGCATCCCCTCGCCGTTCAGCATCAGGGCCAGCTCCCCGCAGGTCAGACCGTAGATATAGGGAATGCTGTACTGGCTTACAAAAGAGTGAAAACCCTCTTCCACCAGCGGCCCCTCCACCCGGAGCCCCCCCAGGGGATTGGGACGGTCGAGGATCAGCACCTCCTTGTCCATTTCGGCAGCCGCCTCCATCACCAGGCCCATGGTACTGATATAGGTATAGGAGCGAACCCCGATATCCTGGATGTCATACACGATCACATCCACCTGTTCCAGCATCTCCCTGCTCGGTTTTCTGCTCTTCCCGTACAGGGAGTATACGGGGATCCCTGTTTGTGCATCCACCTGGTCCCCCACATGATCACCTGCAGAGAAGTCTCCCCGGACTCCATGCTCCGGACCGAAGAGAGCCGTCAGCTTCACATGTTCAAAGAGGATATCGATGGTGGAGCGAAGCGATTTGTCGACACCGGTGGGATTGGTCACCAGTCCGACCCGTTTGCCCCGGAGCAAATCAAAGTCCCGGTCAGCCAGAACCTCAATCCCGGTTTTTACCTGAGAATGTGCTGTTTGAAACATGGCGAAAAGAAGGAAAAGAAGTGCAAATTTGCGGTGAGCCGGGTGCTGTTTCATGCTTCTGAATTTGAATTATAAAGATAATATTTAACTTTACAAGTATAATACGTCATACCAATTATCGTGCCTTTCATCTCATGAGCAGCCTTCAAAAAAGACTTTCCGGCGCCATCGGCAAAAACCTAGTTCACACCGACGATCTGACCCTGATTTCCACTGCAGCAGATGCAGGATGTTACCGCAAGATACCAAAGATTGTACTGAACCCGCAAACGGAAAAGCAGCTTATTGAATCCCTGAGAATTCTGAATGAAACAGGAACTCCGGTCACTTTCCGTGCGGCCGGGACCAGCCTTTCCGGGCAGGCCATCTCCGATTCCGTACTTCTGCAGGCCAGGGGGGATCACTGGAGCCATTATGAGATTCTGGAAGAGGGTCGCCTGATCAAAGCTGAACCGGGAATCACCGGCACCAGGCTCAATCAGCTTCTGGCTCATTCGGGGATGAAATTCGGTCCCGATCCGGCCTCCATCTCTTCAGCCATGGTGGGCGGAATTATTGCCAATAATGCCAGCGGGATGAGCTGCGGGATCCATGCCAACAGCTATGCCACCATAAGGTCTGCCCGAATCATCTTTCCGGATGGCACCCTGCTGGATACAGCCAGCAGGGAAAGTTGTGAAAGCTTTCTCGGGTCCAGACCGGAACTGGTTTCAGTCATCATGAAGATCCGGGACGAAATCCTTTCCAGGCCTGAGCTTGTTAATAAGATCCGGAAGAAATACAGCATTAAAAACACCACCGGTTACGGGATGAACGCCTTCCTGGACTATGAAGACCCCATAGAGATCATCCTCCACCTGATGGTAGGTTCCGAAGGCACCCTGGGCTTCGTATCAGAAGCCACCTTTGCCACCCTTCCGCTTAAGCCATTCAGGGCCTCCTCGCTGATTTACTTCAAAGACCTGGAAGCGGCCTGTAATGCCGTTCCGCTGTTAAGGGAAGCCAGAGTCCCCGCCATTGAGATCATGGATCGCAAAGCCCTCCGGTCGGTGGAGAACAACAAGGGTATTCCGGAGTACCTCAAATCGCTGGGCAGGGAAGTGACCGCCCTGCTGATCGATCTGGAGGAAGAAAGCCCCGAGGCACTGGACACACTGATCGAAAGAACCCGGAAAGCTCTTTCGGGCTTTGAGCTGGTCAGGGATTTCGAAGTGACCACCGATCTGAAACAGATCACGGATTACTGGAATGTCCGCAAAGGGGTCTTCCCTTCAGTGGGAGGAATGCGTAAACCGGGAACCAGCGTGATTATCGAGGACGTGGCCGTCAGCGCGGAGCACCTGACAGACGCCGTTATGGAAATGCGCCGGATGCTCGACAGGCTGGGCTATGAAGAGGCTGTCATTTATGGTCATGTGCTGGACGGGAATCTCCATTTCATATTTTCCCAGGACTTTCACAGGCCTGAAGAGCTGAAGCAATATGAAGAAATGATCCTTCAACTCACCAGGCTGGTCGTGGATAAGTATGACGGATCCCTGAAGGCCGAGCACGGCACCGGGCTTAATATGGCCCCTTTTGTTTCCTATGAATGGGGGGAGGAGCTTTACTCTTTTATGAAAGAAATTAAGCAAACCTTTGATCCCGGGGGCATCCTGAATCCCGATGTGATTATCTCCGGGGACCCTGAGCTTCATCTTAAGAATTTTAAACCGATGCCCGTCATCGATGAGGCGGTGGACCAGTGCATCGAATGTGGTTTTTGTGAGATTAACTGCCTCACCACCGGACTGACTCTTTCGGCCCGTCAGCGTATTGTGGTTCAGCGGGAAATCGAGCGGTTGAGCCGCCTGGGCAAGAGCCCCGAAAAAGTCCGGAGCCTCGGCAAAGCCTTTGCATATCAGGGTGAGGGCTCCTGTGCGGGAGACGGACTCTGTGCAGTCACCTGTCCCCTCTCCATCGATACCGGTGTTTTGATCAAACACCTGCGTGCCAGAAACAATGAGCGGAAACGGCCCGGGAATCCCATCGCCACCCGGATCGGAGAGCACTTCCCGGCGATTCACTTTTTTGTGAGGTCGGGATTGGGATTTATGACCGCACTGTACAGACTCATCCCATTTAAAAAGATCTGGATCTGGGACCATCATATGCCCCGGCCGGTGAGGAAGAGCGCCCTGAAAGCGCCTGAATATTCAGGTGAAAAGGGAAAGAAGAAGGTGGTCTACTTCCCCAGCTGCATCAACCAGAGCATGGGGACCGCCGTACGGGAAAAACAAAAGAAATCTCTGGTGAAGGTGACGGTGGAAGTCCTGGAGAAGGCAGGCTTTGAGGTAATCTGTCCGGAACACATGAACAGGCTCTGTTGCGGTACTCCCTGGGAGAGCAAGGGATTCTTTGACATTGCCGATGCCAAATCCGGTGAACTGGAGAAAGCCCTTCTAAAAGCCAGCCAGGATGGAGCATACCCGGTGCTCTGCGATACCAGTCCATGCACCCACCGGATGAAACGGGTCATGACAAATAAGCTGGACCTTTACGAACCGGTAGAGTTTATCCACGACCACCTGCTGGACAAACTGGATCTGAAAAAAACGAAAGAAGCCCTGGCCTTCCATGTGTCCTGTACCAGTACCAGGATGGGGCTGGAGGAAAAGTTCAGGGCCGTGGCCAGGGCATGCACGGAGAACCCGGTCTTTCCGGAAGAGGTCGGTTGCTGCGGTTTTGCGGGAAATAAAGGCTTTACCCGGCCCGAAATTAATACCTGGGCCCTGAGAAACCTGAAACTGCAGGTGGACCGGCTTGCGGCAGGCTATTCCAATAGCCGGACCTGCGAAATTGGGCTCTCCCGGAACAGCGGAATTGACTACAGATCCGTGATGTACCTGGTGAGGGACTCCATCAAAGAATAAGCATCTGCCGGGTACTTGTATTGCTTCCGGCCTGAAGGCGGTAAGAATATAAACCCGGTTCAAGGATTCTGGCTTCCACGCCCACCGTGTGTGATCCGGGCCCGTAGCGTTCATTTGCCAGGGTTTGCACCTTTCTTCCGGTCAGGTCAAACACTTCCAGCAGCACATGTTGCTCGGAGGGAAGGGAAAAGGTGATGCTTGAATAATCGCCAAAGGGATTGGGGTGGTTCTGCCCCAGCTCCATCTGCAGGTCCTGCTCCAGCACGCTATTGTAAACAGGTTCGTAGACTCTCACATAATCGATCACCAGATCCTGGGGAAAAATGGTGCTCAGGTCGGGCGATCCGGGCCAGTTCCCGCCCACGGCCAGGTTGATCAGCAGGTGAAATCTCCGGTTAAAGGGTGCCGGGAAAGCAGCAGCACTGCTGTACCACATCCCGGTACCCAGGTTCTGGTATCGTTCTTTATCCACATACCAGCGAAGCTCTCCCTCTTCCCACTCCAGGGCGAAGGTATGAAACTTGCTGTGGAAGGCGGTGTCATCTGTTATATAATCCGTTCCCCGGGACTGGTTTTGCGGATATGGCCCTCCATAGTGGATGGTCCCGTGCACCCGGGTGGTGTCGTGCCCCAGGTATTCCATGATATCGATCTCACCGCTGGCGGCCCAGTTGCCATAATCATTGTCCGTAGGAAGCATCCAGATAGCGGCCCAGAGTCCCTGTCCCACAGGCATCTTTGCCCGGAATTCAAAGCGCCCGTAGGTCCAGTCGCCCAGGTTGATGGTCCGGATCCTTCCCGAAGTAAACTGGCTCGTAGCAACATTCTCTCTTTTGGCTGTAATGGTCAGCATCCCATCGGCCACCTTCACATTCTCCTCTTTGTAATACTGCAGCTCATTGTTTCCCCAGCCGTCCAGGCCGTATTCCGAACCCGTTCCGGTCATGTAGGACCACTTGTCCGTATCCAGGGCATCCCCGTCAAACTCATCGGACCACACCAGTTGCCAGTTCTGGCCGCTTAAAGTTGCAGCTAGGATAAAAAAACCAAATACAAACAAGTGCTTCATGATCCTTTCCTGTTATTTCTTAATGCAATACAGTTTCTTATCTCCTTTAAATATATAGGCGTCCCCCGCCACAGCTACGGATGCCCAGAAACGGTCATCCAGGCTGTTCTCGTGCAAGAATTCAAATTCCCGGCCTGCCCGGATTACCTTGGTGATCCCCCTTTCGTCCGTAAAGAAGATCTTGTCCGCATGCGCCCATGGGCTCGCCCAGCAGGCTCCGACACCATCCAGTTTTTCCTGATAAACGATCTCTCCCGTTTCAGCATCCAGGCAAGCCAGTTCGCCGCCCCTGCTCCCTAAAAGGTACAACAGCCCTTCATATAAGAGCGGGGATGGATTTCCGGTCGGGGCATCCGCCTTAAACCAGGCCAGTCCCTCCCTGGAAGCGCTGATGGAATCCGGGGAAATATCTCCTTCTGCTCCGGCCTTAATGGCAAAAAATGTTCCGGGTACATCCCGGAAGCCGGCATTGCCCATAAAAAGAAGAGTGTCGCTGGCCACAGGACCCGGTATGCTGTACCTTCCGTCCATCCGGAGTTCCCAGAACAATTCACCGGTAAGCGGATCATAGGAGCGAGCCCTGAGCCCCCCGGTCACCAGCTCGGTCCGCTTACTGTTCTTCCAGATAAAGGGAGTGCTGTAGCTGGTCTTCTCATCGCGCTTCACCCTCCATATCTCCTCACCGCTTTCCGGATCCAGTGCAAGCAGGAAAGAATTCTCTTCATTATCCACCTGTACATATAAACGGCCTTCATAAAGTAACGGAGATGCTCCCGTACCCCATCCGTTCTGGGTCTCATACGCACCCAGGTCCTTTTCCCAGACCAGCTCTCCCTCCAGGGTAAAGCAGTACAGCCCATTCATGCCAAAATAGACATATACTTTCTCTCCATCCGTTACAGGAGTCTCCCCGGCATAATTGGTATTGGGGTGCCTGGAAGTCCTCGGATTGCCCCTGCGGGCTACTCTTTTCCATATCTCCTCCCCGGTGAGAAGGTCCACACAGCTGACTTCCCAGCGATAAACATCCATCAGGTAGAGGTTCTGGTTTTCCTGTCCGGCGGAATCTCCCCCCTCCCCTGGTTTATTAATTTTCTCAGGGACCACCGTAGCCAGGAAGATCCTGTTGCCCCATACAACAGGTGAAGCCCAGCCATCACCCTCAACTTCATAGGTCCATGCCACATTCAGATCCTCCCCCCATTCATCCGGCAGATTCTCGCCTTCGGCAATCATACGGGCATCGGGCCCCCTGAACTGTGGCCAGTTTTTGTTTGACGCATTAGTGCAGGAACTTACAAGGATCATAGATACAATGATCATCCATCCGGTTCCGGATACTTGAGGAAGGGAAAGTTTCATAATATTTGGTACATAGTTGAAAACTCGGGATACAAGATAAACCATCTTCCCCATATTCCCCAATCAAGAATTTCAACAGAATGCTCCGACAGTGAATTTCTGAATCAGCCGTACCACTTCCTGGTACGGTTCTGCAGTTTATTGAGAACATCGATGGTGATATTTACATCCTCCACGATCTGGAAGTCGAACATACCCACGCAGATGAAGTCGGCCCCTTTCTCAAAGGCCCAGTTAAATCCGTCTTCAGGTGCTATGGCCCCGGCGGCGAGCACTTTAAAGCCCATCACCGGCACGGTGGCCCGGGCCACAAACTCGGTGGTCTTATCGGGAAAGAGGCAGAAGCAATTATTATGGAACTTATTATGATCCAGGTAATTCTTTCCGTCCACTTCAAAAGGAACCCGGTTCTCCATGGGATGAGCCGACCAGTAATTATCGTGATGCATGGTCTTCATATAATAGTCCGGAATGATACCCGCTTCTTCGGTTGCAATAAGTGCATCCACGGTGTGCGAGGCCAGTCCGGCCACATAACCCTGCCTGCGGATATGATCCATCATCTTCTCCACCACATCGATGCGATCATCCCTTACCAGCCAGTCGACCTGGTTCCCCTGGATCTGAACAATATCCACCCCGTAATCGATAGCTTTGTCAATATTCACATAGTAGTCTTCCTTCTCCATATCCGGATGGACCTGCGAGATGACCTTGATCTTGCTTCCGGTGGCTTTCTTGTATTTGGCGATCAGGACGTTGGTCGGGAAGCCTATGTTAATGGTATTGATCCCGGCCTGTTCGGCCAGCATCAGGGTTTCATAAACCTTGCGTTCGGTGTTATAGGCTTTGAAAAGGGAGGAAACATAAATCAAGTCCCGGGCATGGGCCCATCCTCCAACCAGGTTGCCTCCGGCAACCAGCCTGCTGATCTCGTGCGGACCAATCTTACCTGAGGGAAGCTCTCCTTTCAGATCTGCCAGGGACTTAAAATTCAACTGGATGGTAGCACCGGACATCACATCCACCTCTTTTCCCACATGACGGAAGGCGCCCCATCCCATGGCTCCCAGAATGGGAAGGGTGGCCAGGTTTTTCAGGGCCTCACGGCGTGAATTTGTTCCCTCTGCCCCTTGATTTTCCGCGGCTTCTTTGCTCTTCCACCACCGGTACAGGTTTGAAATCCCGTATCCGGCAGGAGTGCTTGCCACAAACCAGAGTAAGAGGAAAGCTTCAATAAAATTGCGGTTGACAATATAAAAGTGACCTTCCACCGAACCGAACAAAGAGATGCCAAAAGGCGGATAAGCAAAGTAATACAGTACCAGAAGGAGGATACCCCCTGCAGAAGCCAGCCGGATAAACAGCCCCAGGAACAGGGCCAGTCCAATAAGGATCAAGCCATAGACATTCATAAAATCGACCATCCGCACCAGACTCTCCCCGGAGGCCAGCCAGTGGTAAAAGCCGGAAAGGAAGCCGGTGGCATTGGCCAGGTAACTCTGGGCCGACCAGTTCTCCATAAAGAGTTTGGAGAGACCCTCATATAGAAAGTGCCACCCGATGGCGGCACGAATAATGGTAATAAGCACTTGTTTTAAACCGGGATGTTTCATATACAGACTGTTTAGGCCAGTTTAACCCTGACTGCAGCCGGACCCTTGGGGCCTTTCTCAACCTCAAAGGAGACCATATTCCCCTCTACAATATCGTCCTTGAATTCATTCACATGAACAAAAACACTCTCCTGGGTTACTGCATCGCGAATAAATCCATAACCCTTGGAATCATTGTAGAAGGTGAGCCTTCCCCGGCGGATGGGATCCGGTTTCATGGAGTCGTCCATTTTGGGTACACTGACTTCAATATCTTCGGCCTTGGTTTTGGATTTGGTAGTTGGATCAGGGGGCGTGTCGGTAATCATTCCGTTCTCGTCCACATAGGCAATCATACTATCGAGCCCGCCCTGCTTATCCCCATCTTTTCTGGCGAGCCGTTTTTTCTCTTTGTCCTGTCTTTTTTTCGCTTTTTTCTTTCGAACTTCTTTCTTATTGAACGATTCCTGTGATCTGCCCATTAATGATAAT comes from the Bacteroidales bacterium genome and includes:
- a CDS encoding DUF1343 domain-containing protein; this encodes MKQHPAHRKFALLFLLFAMFQTAHSQVKTGIEVLADRDFDLLRGKRVGLVTNPTGVDKSLRSTIDILFEHVKLTALFGPEHGVRGDFSAGDHVGDQVDAQTGIPVYSLYGKSRKPSREMLEQVDVIVYDIQDIGVRSYTYISTMGLVMEAAAEMDKEVLILDRPNPLGGLRVEGPLVEEGFHSFVSQYSIPYIYGLTCGELALMLNGEGMLKDGRTCKLQVVPMEGWHREMTFETSGLPWVPASPHIPDYHTAFFYPATGIIGELDPNMIGIGYTLPFQLLATENIDALRLAHAMNSLEIEGVEFRPIWFKPYYMAKQGTPLQGVQIHLTDPRKAPLTSIQFWFLQEARKLDPDFDPFEGKEGRYDMFDKVCGTDHIRTSLMSNFDFSALSEYWNRDVDGFRQRSAPYYLYK
- a CDS encoding FAD-binding and (Fe-S)-binding domain-containing protein, with amino-acid sequence MSSLQKRLSGAIGKNLVHTDDLTLISTAADAGCYRKIPKIVLNPQTEKQLIESLRILNETGTPVTFRAAGTSLSGQAISDSVLLQARGDHWSHYEILEEGRLIKAEPGITGTRLNQLLAHSGMKFGPDPASISSAMVGGIIANNASGMSCGIHANSYATIRSARIIFPDGTLLDTASRESCESFLGSRPELVSVIMKIRDEILSRPELVNKIRKKYSIKNTTGYGMNAFLDYEDPIEIILHLMVGSEGTLGFVSEATFATLPLKPFRASSLIYFKDLEAACNAVPLLREARVPAIEIMDRKALRSVENNKGIPEYLKSLGREVTALLIDLEEESPEALDTLIERTRKALSGFELVRDFEVTTDLKQITDYWNVRKGVFPSVGGMRKPGTSVIIEDVAVSAEHLTDAVMEMRRMLDRLGYEEAVIYGHVLDGNLHFIFSQDFHRPEELKQYEEMILQLTRLVVDKYDGSLKAEHGTGLNMAPFVSYEWGEELYSFMKEIKQTFDPGGILNPDVIISGDPELHLKNFKPMPVIDEAVDQCIECGFCEINCLTTGLTLSARQRIVVQREIERLSRLGKSPEKVRSLGKAFAYQGEGSCAGDGLCAVTCPLSIDTGVLIKHLRARNNERKRPGNPIATRIGEHFPAIHFFVRSGLGFMTALYRLIPFKKIWIWDHHMPRPVRKSALKAPEYSGEKGKKKVVYFPSCINQSMGTAVREKQKKSLVKVTVEVLEKAGFEVICPEHMNRLCCGTPWESKGFFDIADAKSGELEKALLKASQDGAYPVLCDTSPCTHRMKRVMTNKLDLYEPVEFIHDHLLDKLDLKKTKEALAFHVSCTSTRMGLEEKFRAVARACTENPVFPEEVGCCGFAGNKGFTRPEINTWALRNLKLQVDRLAAGYSNSRTCEIGLSRNSGIDYRSVMYLVRDSIKE
- a CDS encoding xanthan lyase, with protein sequence MHRFLNHAALFLLNLFLFTSLFAREPAVMKDSVAKALVRHHADSLLNGPWFRSLTGYQKTDSTSILSVTILKKPDRIWVHADKQLAYAPFREATVDSLLSGIRSRLGAPYDSYEIELFSDRVNIRTLVPNHYRSSAKLMDRNRTPGQLKRKSPPLVSHLSRPHLSRSALHNINIALWHSHGWYYEPKLNRWEWQRARIFQTVEDIYPLSYTLPFLVPMLENAGATVLMPRERDWQVHEVIVDNDGSSGNSLYVAPEYLETSVPGSGFGLGFPPYVNENPFRLGSYQTMQSDRQATGSIQWIPEIPETGDYAVYVSYQASPQNSSDALYRVHHSGGMSEFNINQQMGGGTWIYLGRFRFEKGIHTAGGRVVLLNQGARRGKTISADAVKFGGGMGNISRNGFTSQRPRYQEGARYYLQYAGMPDTLVWKLNDSNDYNDDYQSRGEWVNYLMGAPSGPAANRQARGLGIPVDLSLAFHTDAGITGNDTVIGTLGIYSTTTRGGVFPGGLSKMASRDLTDLVQSQIVEDLRAVHDPAWTRRGMWDRGYSEAFRPNVPTMLLELFSHQNFIDMRFGQEPMFRFHVSRAIYKGILKFLDTQYGTRYTVQPLPVDHFQSGFDGDGNIVLSWKAVSDPLEPTAEAESFIVYTRINGGGYDRGTAVSQTRFVLDQVQAGAIYSFKVCAVNRGGESFPSEELSIGKAPDSKGSVAIINAFDRTSGPAWFDDTKHAGFMNMVDQGVPYLVDLHTVGDQFDFSKESPWLDDDSPGHGASYANLETRVIPGNSFNFSYIHGLSILKAGYSFVSFSDEAVSGDSLDLSGYALVDYLAGEERSTWMPKNDSVCHYQVWSPGMLNVLDAYLKSGGALFVTGAHIASDMHMQKQDSVAGSLFKFKWRTSNASRLGLVYSMDPVFAEMDEPFHFNTDADSAIYTVEGADALEPADSTAITLMRYSENNMSAGVAFRGEYGIVALGFPFETLVEQEMRDLLMSRTINYLLKKKDDE
- a CDS encoding DoxX family protein, which encodes MKHPGLKQVLITIIRAAIGWHFLYEGLSKLFMENWSAQSYLANATGFLSGFYHWLASGESLVRMVDFMNVYGLILIGLALFLGLFIRLASAGGILLLVLYYFAYPPFGISLFGSVEGHFYIVNRNFIEAFLLLWFVASTPAGYGISNLYRWWKSKEAAENQGAEGTNSRREALKNLATLPILGAMGWGAFRHVGKEVDVMSGATIQLNFKSLADLKGELPSGKIGPHEISRLVAGGNLVGGWAHARDLIYVSSLFKAYNTERKVYETLMLAEQAGINTINIGFPTNVLIAKYKKATGSKIKVISQVHPDMEKEDYYVNIDKAIDYGVDIVQIQGNQVDWLVRDDRIDVVEKMMDHIRRQGYVAGLASHTVDALIATEEAGIIPDYYMKTMHHDNYWSAHPMENRVPFEVDGKNYLDHNKFHNNCFCLFPDKTTEFVARATVPVMGFKVLAAGAIAPEDGFNWAFEKGADFICVGMFDFQIVEDVNITIDVLNKLQNRTRKWYG
- a CDS encoding family 16 glycosylhydrolase; translated protein: MKHLFVFGFFILAATLSGQNWQLVWSDEFDGDALDTDKWSYMTGTGSEYGLDGWGNNELQYYKEENVKVADGMLTITAKRENVATSQFTSGRIRTINLGDWTYGRFEFRAKMPVGQGLWAAIWMLPTDNDYGNWAASGEIDIMEYLGHDTTRVHGTIHYGGPYPQNQSRGTDYITDDTAFHSKFHTFALEWEEGELRWYVDKERYQNLGTGMWYSSAAAFPAPFNRRFHLLINLAVGGNWPGSPDLSTIFPQDLVIDYVRVYEPVYNSVLEQDLQMELGQNHPNPFGDYSSITFSLPSEQHVLLEVFDLTGRKVQTLANERYGPGSHTVGVEARILEPGLYSYRLQAGSNTSTRQMLIL
- a CDS encoding PQQ-binding-like beta-propeller repeat protein produces the protein MKLSLPQVSGTGWMIIVSMILVSSCTNASNKNWPQFRGPDARMIAEGENLPDEWGEDLNVAWTYEVEGDGWASPVVWGNRIFLATVVPEKINKPGEGGDSAGQENQNLYLMDVYRWEVSCVDLLTGEEIWKRVARRGNPRTSRHPNTNYAGETPVTDGEKVYVYFGMNGLYCFTLEGELVWEKDLGAYETQNGWGTGASPLLYEGRLYVQVDNEENSFLLALDPESGEEIWRVKRDEKTSYSTPFIWKNSKRTELVTGGLRARSYDPLTGELFWELRMDGRYSIPGPVASDTLLFMGNAGFRDVPGTFFAIKAGAEGDISPDSISASREGLAWFKADAPTGNPSPLLYEGLLYLLGSRGGELACLDAETGEIVYQEKLDGVGACWASPWAHADKIFFTDERGITKVIRAGREFEFLHENSLDDRFWASVAVAGDAYIFKGDKKLYCIKK